AGAATGGATATAGAATGGATCATACTCACCCACCATGGTTCCCACGCTGGAACCCCGCTCAAGAGGTGACTCCAAAGAAGCCTTTAGtctggaccatcagtaaggtggtcaCTATGAAGCCATAGAACCAACCAAAacacatcataggtccagcactGGAGACTGTAATACAGGAAGTTCCCACCTAACCtcggtcaggtggagagctggtggttatagAGGAATttaggaaggggaagataagggcagatgtaaaaacccccaaagggaacgagtagatactcAAGTATCACTCTGATCCGGACGAAAGTCTTGACGCattgtctggatcacatccctaaGGCCTTGCCTACCTCCCTTTGACCAGCGATTCCTCCTACCCCTACCCGCAGGTGAGGGAGGAGCGCGAGCcgtgacactagccttctgtgcctgTCTCTGATCCTCAGACCAAGACtgaccaggacccctatgttgttcgggctcagacctggacatTCATGGAAGGAAGGATTTGAAGGCAGCTGAGCATGTCTTCGCCTCCTTGAACTTCTCGACCACCATCTCAATGGAGGTACCAACAATTTTGAAAGGCAAAACCATAGATGCCATAGATCTGACCATGGTGGAGGCGGCCTGCTGCTTATTAGCTGGGAGAGCAAGATCTGTGGTGTTGCGCAGCTCAGCTAGCTCATCAGGAGAAAGGCACTCacctttatccaggtctttcaaTAGATCAGCCTGATAAGCCTGGAGCACTGCCATGGTGTGCAacaaagccacagcctgacctgctgctgcatatgccttgccatttaagtgaGATGTATCCTGAAGTGGCTTAGATGGGAAGGAGGGAGTATTAAGAgaggaagtctcacccatagagagatagctagccagcgtCTCTTCTACAGAGGGCATCCTTTCATAGCCGTTTTGGCACATTGCCTTGATGTTGGCATAACTCGTATGCTGGAATCGATGAATGCGTGAGCAAAAACAGCTTTTTCCCATTCCTTCTCGATCTCTGTatggaaagataacgctcatcgagacAATCTCACGCCGTCACTTTCTTTGCCCGCTTCAACGGCAAGTCCAGCCTTGCCGTGGCGTGATCCATAATCTCCAACAGCTCATCATACACAGGGCAGAAGGATTGGGAAGGCTCTGCCTCAGCTTCTTTGCCATCCTCAGAAATATCCTGCTCTTCCTGGGccgaacccagcagagcactgaACCCCGGATCAGACGATGTTAGAGAAATAACATCATCTTCCAGAGGCTCTCTCTCATCCCTAGCCGACGAGCGCAAGAAGGAAAGCCCCTCCCTAAACTCATCAGTCAGATCCACCTGTGATCCCCACAAACTCATTCTCCttcgtgcctcagcagcggcgggtcctgaaccgcgggaaatagatattgtgtgtgtcatcaggtgtcaaataactaCGACACTGATGCACACATCCTCTAAACGTTTTGCTAGTGCTCGCCCTGATAGAATAAAGATCACTTTtgacacattcaaaatgcatacttcaaacaaaacagtcagtgaagacgaagaagatttatactatagtcgcaccggtagtgacgtcatggGCTGTGGCCGGCCAATGTGTTGTAtgtgtttttcaatgtatgcttcagacacgagTTGCAacaaggtgttccccatagcgacccttAGAGGATGCGAagatcaagtcaagcagcccaggtgTCTGAGACATTAACCTGTGTATTCCATTTTGAGATGATGACATTCTAAGAagatcaagtcaagcagcccaggtgTCTGAAACATTAACCTTTTGTCTTCATGCACTTCCTGACTATTGGGCAGGGTCCCAAGTTAAAGGCGAATGCTCTCATGATAAAATGAAGGTATGGGCGATACTGTCAGGCTGACTGGATTAGCACATATGCATTggaatgacactgttatgctgatgagatcaggGCTGGGGAAACTCAGGTAATGGGCTGATTCTTGTACTGCATTTGCATGCTTCGTTTAGaatgtctccacctctatgtatccctcttccttgaaatgtatataaactacaatgtATCATTGCcttagttagacttttgatgactgcggCTCCACGCAGCGCGTTCTCAATAGTGcaacatacacaaaaatagtaaaaccacaaaaagaataaaaaaaatcaaacaattaacACCTTACCCAAAGATTGGAAAAGTGCAATAGGGATACCAGTAGTGAAACCAGGTAAAGATGTaacaaaatctaatatttataggCAAATTGCTCTTACATCTACATTATGAAAGTTAATGGAGAAAATGATAGTAAGAAGgttgaattattttttgaagaaaaaataaatataatcagcTCAGAGTGGTTTTAGGAAGAAGACATCTACAATGGATGCTCTGATATTATTTGAAAAAACCACTTAAACTCTCCAAAATCACAAATATAGCCTTCCTTATATGGTATCAGCCCAtatttggtatcatttgaaaccTCAAtgtcttctttacaaagaataccattactactttttttactgctttttttattttactgctttATGATGCATAAAGCAGTAAAATGAAGCTTAGAAATGTATTCGGCCCACTAACTAATTTCCGCCTAATGATTGCGAATAATTTTTAAATCCCAATCTTTGAacattattatgaatgttatATGTCAAGTCATATATCACAAGAAACTCTCATTCTCAGGAAGGATAAGAAGGATAAAAATAAATCGGCGGCTCGGGAAATCCCAATCTTTGAacattattatgaatgttatATATGATGAAAAACATTCGGCGGCGCGGTGGAGAGGACGCACGTCTGGTGAGCATATATGAACGCTTTTTGTCCGTTTTTGATACAATCATTATTTTGAAACGTGaaagcatttacattttacatttaatcatttagcagacgcttttatccaaagcgacttacaaatgagaacagtagaaacaatcagatcaacaagagaacaacaacggtatacaagtgctatgacaagtctcagtctagtacagaacacgtagcaaggtttttttttttttttttttttttttttttaaatgaatatgacagacaagaaaaagaaaaggtaagtactagtatgatgagtctttagatgtaaTTGATGGCTTGGTGTCATATAGATGAATCTGTTCGAATTAAaatcagctgttcgaattgagatcgggaggtcattccaccagctgggcgcagtccaggaaaaagtcagtgagagtgattttgaacctctttgggatggcaccacaaggcgtcgttcacttgcagagcgcaaacttctggagggcgcataagattgaactaatgagcttaggtatgtagTTATTTTtccttgtcatttatttatgtagtttatttatacatataatttaatccGAAAAGCTAcaggtagccagtgtaacctgatgaggagaggagtaacatgagctgtttttggctcattgaagacaaccctcgctgctgcattctggatcagttgcagaggcttgatagtacatgcaagaaggcccgccaggagagcattacaatagtccagtctggaaagaacaagagcttggacaagaagttgggtggcttgctctgacaggaatggtctaatcttcctaatgttgtataaggcaaatctgcaggaccgggtcgttgtagtaatatggtcggtgaagcttaactgatcatccataacaactcctaggtttctggctgtcctggaaggagttatggttgacgaacccagctgtacagagaagttgtgatgaaacgatgggttagctggaaccaccagcagttcagtcttagtaaggttaagctgaaggtgacggtcattcatccagctagaaatgtcactcagacaggctgaaatgcgagcaactaccgtcgggtcatctggttggaatgagaagtagagttgagtgtcgtCAGCGTAGCATTGATAGGAaaaaccatgcttctgaatgacagatcctaatgacgtcatgtagatggagaagagaagtggaccaagtactgagccttgaggaaccccagtagcaagttgttgtgacttagaaacttcacccctccaagacaccatgaaggatctatcagaaaggtaggagttaagccactggagtgcagttccagagatgcccatctttctgagggtggataggagaatctggtgattaacggtgccAAAAgtagcagacaggtccagcaaaatgagtactgaggattttgaagctgcccttgccagtcgcagggcttcagtaaccgagagcagggcagtctcagttgagtggccacttttgaagaccgattggttgctgtccaggaggtagTTCTGTAAAAGAagcatagagagctggttgaacacagctcgttcaagtgtcttttcaatgaatggaagaagggataccggtctgtagttttctagaagtgctggatttagagatggtttcttcagcagtgggcttacgagagcctgcttaaatgctgagggaaatgttccagaatgaagagaggagttgataatgtgagtaagtgaagttataactgaagaagaaatcgcttgaaggaggtgagtggggatcggatcaagtgggcaagtagtaggatgactggacaggataagtttggaaacgtccgtctctgagagtggagagaaggaggagagagagtgtgcattagtcgttgttaAGCTATCCTCAGTCTGCGcgtgtggagaattggtcgctgatggttcttgtcttatttgtgaagaaaactgcaaagtcgccagctgtaagagtcgatggaggaggaagagcaggtggattaagaagagaagagaaggttttgaagagtgtccgagcgtcacaacagttgttaatgttgttgtggtagtatgatgttttagcagtgaagacgtttgcagagaagggagagaggagagactgatacacactgaggtcggtagagtttcttgatttatgccatttcctctctgcagccctgagtttagaacaatgttcacagagaacatcggacagccagggggcagatggggtggagtgtgctggtctagacgatagtgggcaaaagttgtccaagcaagaggttagagtggagcaaaaagtgtccgtagcactgttcatgtccagagctgaaaactgcgagagtgaaggaagtgaggatgaaaccatagaggataggcgagatggagagagtgagcgtaggttccatcgaaaggtgacctgcgttggagcgtgtgccgcttcaggagtaagtgctaggttagcagtaatgaggaagtggtctgaggtgtgcagtggagcaactaaagagttgtccacggatcaacagcgcgtgtagatgaggtccagctGGTTGCGTGATTTGTGAGTCgatgtagtagacactcgcttgagatcaaatgaggcgagcagagtgttgaagtcagcagcctggggtttatctaggtggatgttgaagtcaccaaacTTCAACATCCTAAAAAATCTGAGCTAAAAAATCGGATAAAATGGAATAAATGGAATGATATAAAGCTAGAGGATGTTGattctattttagattttaataaaccACATTGATTTTACAATTTATTGAGTCTTGTGtctcctgaaagaaaaaaactgattgtataaaacacaaaatttgataTTTGGTATGATTTGCTTATGCCATTTTGTATATTACTACTCAGAcaaacatacactgaacaaaattataaacgcaacacttttgtttttcccCCCGTTTTTTCAttagctgaactcaaagatctaagactttttctatgtacacaaaaggcccatttctctcaaatattgttcacaaatctgtctaaatctgtatCAGTGAGCAATTCTcttttgccaagataatccatccaccttacaggtgtggcatatcaagatgctgattagacagcatgattattgcacaggtgtgccttaggctggtcacaataaaaggccactctaaaatgtgcagttttactgtattggggcgTCCAGGGGGTCCAAAAACCAGTctgtatctggtgtgaccaccatttgcctcacacagtgcaacacatctccttcgcatagagttgatcagcttgttgattgtggcctgtggaatgttggtccacacCTCTTCAATGGCTGAAGTTGCAAtggtgtgaagttgctggatattggcaggaattGGAACACGCTGTCGTGTACGCCGATCCATAGCAttccaaacatgctcaatgggtgacatgtccgttGAGTATgttggccatgcaagaactgggatgttttcagcttccaggaattgtgtacagatccttgcaacatggggccgtgcattatcatgctgcaacatgagatGATGGTCGTGGATAAATGACACAACAATGGACCCTCAGGATcttgtcacggtatctctgtgcattcaaaatggcatgaataaaatgcacctgtgttagttgtccataacatacgcctgcccataccataaccccaccgccacccatgggccactcgatccacaatgtggacatcagcaaaccgctcacccacatgaTGCCATAGTCCATGCTAATGAGTCCAAATAGGACTCCGACTGTAATTTGCTCAGATTCTTCATCAGTTCTTAAAAGTATAATGTCGACAAAAACTTATAGAGAAGACCTGCTagtagaaattaattaaaaacttggTGGATGTTAAGGTACCTTGAAATGAGATAAAAATCAGTCATTAATAgagaaataataagaataaggcaataaaaaagaTGTGAAATTAGCAGcacaggtcaagtcaagtcaagtcacctttatttatatagcgctttatacaaaataGGTGGTGTCAAAGcaactaaacaacattaattagggaaacagtgtgtcaataatgcaaaatgacagttaaagcacaGGTAGGtggtattataatattgtaatatcagtAGGGAAAAAAGAACAGTTTTAGGGAAGACACAGAAAGGAAGAAGTAATGATTTCTAGATTGAGGATGGGTCACACAGGACTAAATTCAACACTTGCATTAATGGGGAAGCACGAAAATGGTATGTGTGATGAATCTGATGTTTTTGAAACAGTAGAGCATGCgctttttaaatgtagtaaacaTGAAGATCAGCATTAACGGTCTTTTTAGCAATATAAGGAAGAGACCAGTAAGACTTTCTGGGAAAGGGTTTGAGTGATAGTCAAATGTTTAAGgtagttttaacatttttagagcTTACAGGACTAGACCACAGGGTTTAGTGTTTGAGGATGAGGATCATGATGTTTCTGCCCATCTCGGAGGCTGAGGAACCAAGTTTGGAAGCTGGAGGAGCTGAAAACGCAGCGCCAGCTGAAGCTTGGGCTCTGAACCTCTGGAGTGGGTGGGGAATtacaatggctttttttttttcttgatatcaGTACAGATTTATCACCCATGTGTGCaagacatacagtaggtggcggtaaccACTCCTAAGGAGCAACGACGTACATAGTTATCAATGGCGCGAGCACCAGTGTTTCATTTCAGAGCCGAGCGcgacaacatcgttctgctccatcTTCAGTGAGCTAAAATTGCCAGTGACTGCTGAATCCTGAACTAACCAGATAAGgttgtttatttaattactttcactgtgatatttattatgttttatccATACTTATCATATATAAATGAATTTCGGTTATGACGACAGGTTGAAAGCAACAAACTGTGCTGTGGAGCAATGAAGGTCTTGCTACTCTTCTGCTGCCAGTTCCTTCACACTCtggggtaaataatgtttttgtatttttgtatatgtgattttattatatatatatatagatataatatatatatatatatatatatatatattgatgttttCACAGCTTTAGACTGTTCTGTGATGAGTGGTAACCAAAAGCATATATACTCTGCAACCACCTAATTGATGTTTTCACAGCTTTAGACTGTTCTGTGATGAGTGGTAACCTGAAGCAGATAGACGCTGGCTCTGGCTCAGTGGTTGGAGTGAACAATCTTAATGAAGTGTTCGTTCTGATTGATAATGTCTTCACAAAGATCAGCGGGTCTCTAAAGCACTTCAGTATTGGTCCTGCTGGTCAGCTGGGGGTTAACCAAGCAAACAACATCTTTAAGTTTCAGAGTGGCATGTTCATTCACTTTCCAGGTGAAGAGTTACAGAGAGCAAAATAAAGTTGAGCCTAATCAGCCAGTTTACATGTTTTCAAATAGCCACAGTCCCTAAGACATCATCTTATTACAGATCTTATTAAACTGACTAAATTTCATCCAACTGTTGATTGTGTTAGGGCTTCTCAAACAGGTGGATGCTGGAGGTGATCAGATCATTGCAGGTGTCAATATGAATGATGACATATACTGTTTAAATATGGATGCTAACAACAAATGGCCATCCAGCACCACTCCTTGGGTAAAACTTAATGGAAAGCTAAAGTACTACAGCTGTGGTCCGTACAGCTGTTGGGGAGTGAACCGCAATGACCAAATCTACATCATGAAGGTAATGTCACATAAATACAAAAGCTTTAGTACACCAGGGTTTTATAAAGTAGATATCATGCCAAGGTCTGATTTTCTGAtaaaactgaagaaataaagaaactGGGGAGAAAGCTGCAAAATCATTTTCTTGATATGACCGTACGATGACTGACTGCATTGTGTCTCTTTTGGTCTTGTGCAGGATGTGTCTAGCAATGCCTGTTCTGGGTCCAACAGCTTTAAGAATATTCCTGGACTTCTATCCATGATTGAAGTAGCCACTGATGGCAGCATCTTTGGTGTCAACTTTCAAGGGAACTTATACCAGAGGTGAGATGAACAGTCATGatgttacaagttttatgattaAAACGATTA
The Cyprinus carpio isolate SPL01 chromosome A19, ASM1834038v1, whole genome shotgun sequence genome window above contains:
- the LOC109071373 gene encoding fish-egg lectin-like — encoded protein: MKVLLLFCCQFLHTLALDCSVMSGNLKQIDAGSGSVVGVNNLNEVFVLIDNVFTKISGSLKHFSIGPAGQLGVNQANNIFKFQSGMFIHFPGLLKQVDAGGDQIIAGVNMNDDIYCLNMDANNKWPSSTTPWVKLNGKLKYYSCGPYSCWGVNRNDQIYIMKDVSSNACSGSNSFKNIPGLLSMIEVATDGSIFGVNFQGNLYQRTGETHSKPEGTDWISMVACPNGHKHVSFDLGVLWVVCVDGSIRKCTL